One Streptomyces sp. R28 DNA window includes the following coding sequences:
- a CDS encoding DUF349 domain-containing protein encodes MSSDPWGRVDETGTVYVRTADGEQVVGSWQAGSPDEALAYFERKYEGLVVEIGLLEKRVKTTDLSAKDAQTAIDHIREQVDAHHAVGDLDALRTRLDKLVETVGKRREERKQQRAKQSDEARHAKEALVTEAEELAQSDQWRAAGERLRALVDTWKGLPRLDRKSDDELWHRFSHARSAFSKRRKAHFAQLDAQREEARRTKERLVAEAESLSGSADWGPTAARYRELMSEWKAAGRAQREHEDDLWNRFRGAQDVFFAARSSVFAERDAEQAENLKLKEELAEEAEKLLPIGDLKGTRAAFRSINERWEAIGHVPRDARPKVEGRMHAVERAIQEAEETEWRRTNPEARARAEGLTGQLQAAVDKLNGQIEQARAQGNNAKADKLERELEGRQALLDQALKGLHEFGG; translated from the coding sequence GTGAGCAGCGACCCGTGGGGCCGCGTCGACGAGACGGGGACCGTGTACGTGCGTACGGCCGACGGCGAGCAGGTCGTCGGATCCTGGCAGGCCGGCTCCCCTGATGAGGCGCTGGCCTACTTCGAGCGCAAGTACGAGGGCCTGGTTGTCGAGATCGGCCTCCTCGAGAAGCGAGTGAAGACCACCGACCTGTCGGCGAAGGACGCGCAGACCGCGATCGACCACATCCGCGAGCAGGTCGACGCGCACCACGCGGTCGGCGACCTGGACGCCCTGCGGACCCGCCTGGACAAGCTGGTCGAGACCGTCGGCAAGCGCCGCGAGGAGCGCAAGCAGCAGCGCGCGAAGCAGTCCGACGAGGCCCGGCACGCCAAGGAGGCGCTGGTCACCGAGGCGGAGGAGCTGGCCCAGTCCGACCAGTGGCGGGCCGCGGGTGAGCGGCTGCGGGCCCTGGTGGACACCTGGAAGGGTCTGCCGCGGCTCGACCGCAAGTCGGACGACGAGTTGTGGCACCGCTTCTCGCACGCCCGGTCGGCGTTCTCCAAGCGCCGCAAGGCGCACTTCGCGCAGCTGGACGCGCAGCGCGAGGAGGCTCGCAGGACGAAGGAGCGGCTGGTCGCCGAGGCCGAGTCGCTGTCCGGTTCGGCCGACTGGGGCCCGACGGCTGCCCGTTACCGCGAGCTGATGTCGGAGTGGAAGGCAGCCGGGCGCGCCCAGCGCGAGCACGAGGACGACCTGTGGAACCGCTTCCGCGGCGCCCAGGACGTCTTCTTCGCGGCTCGCAGCTCGGTGTTCGCCGAGCGTGACGCCGAGCAGGCGGAGAACCTGAAGCTGAAGGAGGAGCTGGCCGAGGAGGCCGAGAAGCTCCTGCCGATCGGCGACCTGAAGGGCACGCGTGCCGCCTTCCGCTCGATCAACGAGCGCTGGGAGGCCATCGGCCATGTGCCGCGCGACGCCCGCCCCAAGGTCGAGGGCCGGATGCACGCCGTCGAGCGGGCCATCCAGGAGGCCGAGGAGACCGAGTGGCGCCGGACCAACCCGGAGGCACGCGCGCGTGCCGAGGGTCTGACCGGTCAGCTCCAGGCCGCCGTGGACAAGCTGAACGGCCAGATCGAGCAGGCGCGCGCCCAGGGCAACAACGCCAAGGCCGACAAGCTCGAGCGGGAGCTGGAGGGCCGCCAGGCGCTTCTGGACCAGGCTCTGAAGGGCCTGCACGAGTTCGGCGGCTAA
- the relA gene encoding GTP pyrophosphokinase yields the protein MPDEAQHLTAAKPESASAPAAKPAPNASHAKNDTRGPVEHAQSAPVDKTADQSRPKPVPPERPAPAVRPNTGQPARTGSSNRVRARLARLGVQRSNPYNPVLEPLLRIVRSNDPKIETATLRQIEKAYQVAERWHRGQKRKSGDPYITHPLAVTTILAELGMDPATLMAGLLHDTVEDTEYGLDQLRRDFGDSVALLVDGVTKLDKVKFGEAAQAETVRKMVVAMAKDPRVLVIKLADRLHNMRTMRYLKREKQEKKARETLEIYAPLAHRLGMNTIKWELEDLAFAILYPKMYDEIVRLVAERAPKRDEYLAIVTDEVQQDLRAARIKATVTGRPKHYYSVYQKMIVRGRDFAEIYDLVGIRVLVDTVRDCYAALGTVHARWNPVPGRFKDYIAMPKFNMYQSLHTTVIGPNGKPVELQIRTFDMHRRAEYGIAAHWKYKQEAVAGASKVRTDAPKSSGKGKDDHLNDMAWLRQLLDWQKETEDPGEFLESLRFDLSRNEVFVFTPKGDVIALPAGATPVDFAYAVHTEVGHRTIGARVNGRLVPLESTLDNGDLVEVFTSKAAGAGPSRDWLGFVKSPRARNKIRAWFSKERRDEAIEQGKDAIVRAMRKQNLPIQRILTGDSLVTLAHEMRYPDISALYAAIGEGHVSAQNVVQKLVQALGGEEAATEEIDESVPPARGRSRKRRSSADPGVIVKGVEDVWVKLARCCTPVPGDPIIGFVTRGSGVSVHRSDCVNVDSLSREPERILEVEWAPTQSSVFLVAIQVEALDRSRLLSDVTRVLSDQHVNILSAAVQTSRDRVATSRFTFEMGDPKHLGHVLKAVRGVEGVYDVYRVTSARSRS from the coding sequence TTGCCAGACGAGGCCCAGCACCTGACCGCCGCCAAGCCCGAGTCCGCCTCGGCGCCCGCGGCGAAGCCCGCGCCGAACGCGTCGCACGCGAAGAACGACACCCGCGGGCCGGTCGAGCACGCCCAGTCCGCGCCCGTCGACAAGACGGCCGACCAGTCGCGCCCCAAGCCCGTTCCACCCGAGCGCCCCGCACCGGCCGTCCGCCCGAACACCGGACAGCCCGCCCGCACCGGCTCCTCCAACCGCGTCCGTGCCCGTCTCGCCCGCCTCGGCGTCCAGCGCTCCAACCCGTACAACCCGGTGCTGGAGCCGCTGCTGCGGATAGTGCGCAGCAACGACCCGAAGATCGAGACGGCCACGCTCCGGCAGATCGAGAAGGCGTACCAGGTCGCCGAGCGCTGGCACCGCGGCCAGAAGCGCAAGAGCGGCGACCCGTACATCACGCACCCGCTGGCGGTCACCACCATCCTCGCCGAGCTGGGTATGGATCCGGCCACCCTGATGGCGGGCCTGCTGCACGACACCGTCGAGGACACCGAGTACGGCCTCGACCAGCTCCGCCGCGACTTCGGCGACTCCGTCGCCCTGCTCGTCGACGGCGTCACCAAGCTCGACAAGGTCAAGTTCGGCGAGGCCGCGCAGGCCGAGACCGTGCGCAAGATGGTCGTCGCCATGGCCAAGGACCCCCGCGTCCTGGTCATCAAGCTCGCCGACCGCCTGCACAACATGCGCACCATGCGCTACCTCAAGCGCGAGAAGCAGGAAAAGAAGGCGCGCGAGACCCTCGAGATCTACGCGCCGCTCGCCCACCGCCTCGGCATGAACACCATCAAGTGGGAACTGGAGGACCTCGCCTTCGCGATCCTCTACCCCAAGATGTACGACGAGATCGTACGGCTGGTGGCCGAGCGGGCACCGAAGCGTGACGAATACCTGGCCATAGTGACCGACGAGGTCCAGCAGGACCTGCGCGCCGCCCGCATCAAGGCGACCGTCACCGGCCGCCCGAAGCACTACTACAGCGTCTACCAGAAGATGATCGTCCGCGGCCGTGACTTCGCGGAGATCTACGACCTGGTGGGCATTCGTGTACTTGTCGACACGGTCCGCGACTGTTACGCCGCCCTCGGCACCGTGCACGCGCGATGGAACCCGGTCCCCGGCCGGTTCAAGGACTACATCGCGATGCCCAAGTTCAACATGTACCAGTCGCTGCACACGACGGTCATCGGCCCCAACGGCAAGCCGGTCGAGCTGCAGATCCGCACCTTCGACATGCACCGCCGCGCCGAGTACGGCATCGCCGCGCACTGGAAGTACAAGCAGGAGGCCGTCGCCGGCGCCTCCAAGGTCCGCACCGACGCGCCGAAGTCGTCCGGCAAGGGCAAGGACGACCACCTCAACGACATGGCGTGGCTGCGCCAGCTGCTGGACTGGCAGAAGGAGACCGAGGACCCCGGGGAGTTCCTGGAGTCCCTGCGCTTCGACCTGTCCCGCAACGAGGTCTTCGTCTTCACGCCGAAGGGCGACGTCATAGCGCTCCCGGCCGGCGCGACTCCTGTCGACTTCGCGTACGCCGTGCACACCGAGGTCGGCCACCGCACCATAGGAGCGCGGGTCAACGGCAGGCTCGTACCCCTCGAATCCACCCTGGACAACGGCGACTTGGTGGAGGTCTTCACCTCCAAGGCGGCCGGCGCGGGGCCCTCCCGCGACTGGCTCGGCTTCGTCAAGTCGCCGCGCGCCCGCAACAAGATCCGCGCCTGGTTCTCCAAGGAGCGCCGCGACGAGGCGATCGAGCAGGGCAAGGACGCCATCGTCCGCGCGATGCGCAAGCAGAACCTGCCGATCCAGCGCATCCTGACCGGCGACTCGCTGGTCACGCTCGCGCACGAGATGCGCTACCCGGACATCTCCGCCCTGTACGCGGCGATCGGCGAGGGCCATGTCTCCGCGCAGAACGTCGTACAGAAGCTCGTCCAGGCGCTCGGCGGCGAGGAAGCCGCCACCGAGGAGATCGACGAGTCGGTTCCGCCGGCCCGCGGTCGCAGCCGCAAGCGTCGCTCCAGCGCCGACCCCGGCGTCATCGTCAAGGGCGTCGAGGACGTGTGGGTCAAGCTGGCCCGCTGCTGTACGCCCGTACCCGGCGACCCGATCATCGGCTTCGTCACACGCGGTAGCGGAGTATCGGTTCACCGCAGCGACTGTGTGAACGTGGATTCGCTGTCCCGCGAGCCCGAGCGCATCCTCGAGGTCGAGTGGGCGCCCACCCAGTCCTCGGTCTTCCTGGTCGCCATCCAGGTCGAGGCCCTGGACCGCTCCCGGCTCCTCTCGGACGTCACGCGCGTGCTGTCCGACCAGCACGTCAACATCCTCTCCGCGGCCGTCCAGACCTCCCGCGACCGCGTCGCCACCTCTCGCTTCACCTTCGAGATGGGCGACCCGAAGCACCTCGGGCACGTCCTGAAGGCGGTCAGGGGCGTCGAGGGCGTGTACGACGTGTACCGCGTGACATCGGCGCGCAGCCGGTCGTAG